The bacterium genome window below encodes:
- a CDS encoding heparinase II/III family protein — protein MDDERFAVKSPCFSSLVAMLFLVGMTVDPPSVSATVEPAPGVGGQPGQHPRLFFSAADLPALRDKARASACFTSLVADVEAYPFDVKPQDPRGLFSNPAMVAEAFLALVTQEPRHIEKAKKQLLQVAGWDREIWRGGVTPNCGKAAGLGLGHFARAVGICYDWLYPFLSEDERRFVRDALATKAFAIYKEGVDLGDANEWWLRSVNNWCPVIQGGVGIAALATLGEVSEAEWILGQTRKRLHNYLDPFPKDGGCVEGVMYGLYGVSNASLFGTALKRVAGTDDGILDHPGFRQFGSFLRTFTGADNAWVNFSNCQTLIDMTGDLYPLAAYYHDAALDAYLQQYDSRWRKGMSAPWEIIFRSSAPASLAAPPREALKVFPETQWAAMRSDTMQLFFKSGNIGEGHKHADLNAFVMIVNGERLVPTAPYGKVDTGYHSTVLVNEQGQKWNTTGAIVQSGTTPGGVLFATAEAGKAYGERLSGFRRTAFLIPDRFVAIGDVLRGSVGNKYEWKLQTSEVPLLSNDRKSAWINGRKTSIQVQIVLPCKMNLSAGTNFGPCLSAEVTATGNSESYFVILSPRNIPVSAKATVDGVQVTAAGGVYVFRLNDTGWELVGNT, from the coding sequence ATGGATGATGAAAGGTTTGCCGTGAAAAGCCCTTGTTTTAGTTCTCTGGTGGCGATGTTGTTCTTGGTGGGGATGACCGTAGACCCCCCGTCCGTCTCCGCCACGGTTGAACCCGCTCCGGGTGTAGGCGGACAACCAGGACAGCACCCGCGTTTGTTTTTCTCTGCGGCCGACCTTCCTGCGCTGCGCGACAAGGCACGGGCTTCTGCTTGTTTTACGTCGCTTGTCGCCGATGTCGAGGCCTATCCATTTGATGTTAAGCCACAAGACCCTCGCGGACTTTTTAGCAATCCGGCCATGGTGGCCGAGGCCTTTCTGGCGCTGGTCACGCAGGAACCGCGTCATATCGAAAAGGCGAAGAAACAACTCCTGCAGGTGGCCGGTTGGGATCGTGAGATCTGGCGCGGCGGGGTAACGCCCAATTGCGGGAAAGCGGCCGGCCTGGGGTTAGGGCATTTCGCGCGGGCGGTGGGTATCTGCTATGACTGGCTCTATCCATTCCTGTCAGAAGATGAACGCAGGTTTGTCCGTGACGCTCTGGCCACGAAAGCCTTCGCTATTTACAAGGAGGGCGTTGACCTCGGCGACGCGAACGAATGGTGGCTACGATCCGTCAACAACTGGTGCCCGGTGATCCAGGGTGGCGTCGGTATCGCGGCCCTGGCCACGTTGGGCGAGGTCTCGGAAGCCGAATGGATCTTGGGGCAGACCCGCAAACGGCTTCACAACTACCTCGACCCGTTTCCAAAGGATGGTGGTTGCGTGGAAGGCGTGATGTACGGCCTTTACGGGGTGTCCAATGCGAGCCTGTTCGGTACGGCGCTCAAGCGTGTCGCCGGAACGGATGACGGCATCCTGGACCATCCCGGATTCCGGCAATTCGGGTCTTTTCTCCGCACTTTTACCGGGGCCGACAACGCTTGGGTCAACTTTTCCAACTGCCAGACTCTGATCGACATGACCGGGGATCTTTACCCGCTGGCCGCCTATTATCACGACGCAGCCCTGGATGCGTATCTTCAGCAGTATGACAGCAGGTGGCGGAAAGGCATGAGCGCCCCATGGGAGATCATCTTCCGTTCCTCAGCCCCGGCATCCCTTGCCGCCCCCCCTCGGGAGGCTCTTAAGGTTTTTCCTGAGACGCAATGGGCCGCGATGCGGTCGGATACGATGCAATTATTTTTCAAGAGCGGTAATATAGGGGAGGGGCATAAGCATGCCGACCTGAATGCCTTCGTCATGATTGTTAACGGCGAGCGGTTAGTGCCGACTGCGCCTTATGGGAAGGTTGACACCGGCTATCACTCCACCGTTCTGGTTAATGAACAGGGGCAGAAATGGAACACCACGGGTGCAATTGTTCAAAGTGGGACAACACCCGGTGGTGTACTTTTCGCCACTGCCGAGGCGGGTAAGGCGTATGGTGAACGTCTTTCAGGTTTCCGGCGTACGGCATTCCTGATACCCGACCGATTTGTCGCGATCGGTGATGTGCTTCGGGGATCAGTGGGAAACAAGTACGAGTGGAAATTGCAGACATCGGAGGTGCCACTCCTGTCGAATGATCGGAAATCTGCCTGGATTAATGGCCGGAAGACGTCGATACAAGTTCAGATCGTGCTCCCCTGCAAAATGAACTTGTCTGCTGGCACCAACTTCGGCCCCTGTCTTTCGGCAGAGGTTACGGCAACGGGAAACTCGGAATCGTATTTTGTCATTCTGTCACCCCGGAATATTCCGGTTTCGGCTAAGGCCACCGTCGATGGTGTTCAAGTCACGGCGGCCGGAGGTGTGTATGTTTTTCGATTGAACGACACCGGATGGGAATTGGTAGGCAACACCTGA
- a CDS encoding MBL fold metallo-hydrolase, with protein MIKYKSLIRDIDRCRVRHGHLAFWWLGQHSFVVKTCEAVMYLDPFLALHPKRRVPPLLKPGKVTHADFIFGSHDHADHIDREVWPAMAAASPRASFVVPEILRGKVSRELGIPSRRFIGIDDGQSKRRSGVKITGIASAHELLDPDPQTGQFACLGFVIESGGCTIYHSGDCCIYEGLQTKLQRWQFDVVFLPINGRDAKRLASDCIGNMTYQEAADLAGALRPGLTVPAHFDMFKGNLEDPSLFADYMRVKYPRLNVCVPDYGVRVSL; from the coding sequence ATGATTAAATATAAATCCCTGATCCGTGACATTGACCGTTGCCGGGTGCGGCATGGACATCTGGCGTTCTGGTGGCTTGGCCAGCACAGCTTTGTGGTGAAGACCTGTGAAGCCGTGATGTATCTTGATCCATTCCTTGCCCTGCATCCCAAACGTCGTGTGCCGCCGCTACTCAAACCGGGCAAGGTGACGCATGCTGATTTCATCTTCGGGAGCCACGACCATGCTGATCATATTGACCGCGAGGTCTGGCCTGCTATGGCAGCGGCCTCGCCTAGGGCCAGTTTCGTTGTCCCGGAAATCCTGAGGGGAAAAGTCAGTCGCGAGTTGGGTATCCCGTCCAGGCGATTTATCGGCATTGACGACGGCCAATCGAAAAGGCGATCTGGTGTGAAAATCACAGGCATTGCTTCGGCTCATGAACTTCTGGATCCGGATCCGCAGACCGGCCAATTTGCCTGTTTAGGCTTTGTCATCGAGTCCGGCGGTTGCACGATTTATCACTCCGGTGACTGCTGTATCTACGAGGGACTTCAGACGAAACTTCAGCGCTGGCAGTTCGACGTGGTATTTTTGCCGATCAATGGAAGAGACGCCAAACGATTGGCTTCCGACTGCATCGGCAACATGACCTATCAGGAAGCTGCGGATCTGGCCGGCGCATTGCGGCCTGGGCTGACTGTTCCGGCTCATTTCGACATGTTCAAGGGGAACTTGGAAGATCCTTCGTTATTTGCAGATTATATGCGGGTTAAATATCCGCGACTGAATGTGTGCGTACCGGATTATGGTGTACGCGTTTCCCTATAG
- a CDS encoding glycoside hydrolase family 2 TIM barrel-domain containing protein has translation MKRNGIAWQFSGREKAACFDVALGLSRILAISLFILFAQNACANDVDLSGTWAIQALPEGVWPAVTAPKDDGWQEVHLPAPNWRTASSGNENLKETDGVWLRRRFDLTAAEAGQDAALVWEMIRWGFRARLNDVDLGGAELYGPGSLHVPPGTLHAGFNELLLQVRGWKNVPRGVGGEVLFPIGSARFDWGERHACVFGDIGLHLYRGVRLRAVLLDGDPQTGSVRATLRCAGTLPAGVTAALTVIGPDGRVLGTGTASAAGSLVVACPGLPAWSPASPVLCRATVVLRAADGSELDRRDETFGARIVTVAGCLRLDGRPLPLRGSNLVYEWLRLDCSALRRFLVDDARAMNVGGFRTHSLPPSHATAAICDQSGQWLLAEMPATYNGEPTGLDEAGERIWRANAETMMTAWCEALHNHPSILAWVPVNEAPLNAPFDLQGWIHGRLIPVVRAASPGRPVIAASGNTVEVHDNHNYAGFWSGSEGQFREVSIRHAACIQPGQILANTEYIEGLNPDRIFRWTGTDSKDEATQLRYAAIGATQTETLRELGYTLILPYWFANWDRREKPWCPEAPMPMFAALRSAMAPVGLAWEPLPRNLTSGSVLQTAVVVCNDTEEAVTRTVKIYMLEHDPMWLSGGLNGPPILRREVTVPAGAHLRVPVAAQLPDADANRFLVARIDDTLSQRPLRILRPAPAPAVHVRLVGGTPEVLAGLRRLGLHVDAGLDPSSRDIDADVVLVWEDARIEASSSSSSVQLNAWLQQGGRMLILRQRNWPDAGRWAGFPCLPSGERLTFTTEPDECSTVWRAADGPLWQGLLPEQLDGWNGREGVLTCEAIVAPWTPDSVSVLQNSNGWIPVSDAAVVVACQGATNWPADAADPRFIVDGQLRLFSHVRNTPLLLCTRTPPSGGYTVRLSFTSPAMSARIQAFEHGRTGSSPFRWRMDGGPWHAAPCDLPCRRMARVTPEAPVWFGWSDLGSAELAAGKHEIEIAVERPTADGTYLLALDSLLLTPRVESRVLAWSGGHKPAIVEVACGTGKVRFAQLLFAGRLDPQSPDFDPAAVRLFENLLSK, from the coding sequence ATGAAGCGTAATGGAATCGCGTGGCAATTCTCCGGACGTGAAAAAGCAGCATGCTTTGATGTGGCGCTTGGTTTAAGCAGAATCCTCGCGATTTCTTTGTTCATCCTGTTTGCGCAAAACGCCTGTGCAAACGATGTTGATCTATCAGGAACCTGGGCTATCCAGGCACTGCCTGAAGGTGTCTGGCCTGCGGTGACGGCACCAAAAGATGACGGTTGGCAGGAGGTTCACCTTCCGGCGCCCAACTGGCGGACCGCTTCATCCGGAAACGAGAACCTGAAGGAGACTGATGGCGTGTGGTTGCGCCGGCGTTTTGATCTTACGGCCGCAGAGGCCGGGCAGGATGCAGCGTTGGTTTGGGAAATGATTCGATGGGGGTTTCGTGCCCGGCTCAACGATGTCGACCTGGGTGGCGCCGAGTTGTATGGACCGGGTTCATTGCACGTTCCGCCAGGAACCCTGCATGCCGGTTTTAACGAGTTGCTCCTGCAGGTGCGCGGCTGGAAGAATGTGCCTCGCGGGGTGGGGGGTGAGGTCCTGTTTCCTATCGGTTCGGCCCGCTTCGATTGGGGGGAGCGCCATGCTTGCGTATTTGGTGACATTGGGCTGCACCTGTACCGCGGCGTGCGCTTGCGCGCCGTCCTTCTCGACGGTGATCCACAGACGGGCAGTGTACGCGCAACCTTGCGGTGTGCCGGCACACTTCCCGCCGGAGTCACTGCCGCCTTGACGGTGATCGGTCCGGACGGCCGGGTTCTGGGCACCGGCACGGCATCTGCCGCCGGGTCCCTCGTCGTCGCCTGTCCCGGCCTGCCCGCCTGGTCGCCGGCCTCACCGGTGCTTTGCCGCGCTACCGTGGTATTGCGGGCGGCCGATGGAAGCGAACTTGACCGCCGCGACGAAACCTTCGGCGCCCGTATCGTGACTGTGGCAGGCTGCTTGCGACTTGACGGCCGGCCGCTGCCGTTGCGAGGTTCTAATTTGGTGTACGAGTGGCTGCGGCTGGACTGCAGCGCGCTGCGCCGCTTTCTCGTGGACGATGCCCGCGCCATGAATGTCGGAGGTTTTCGAACGCATTCCCTGCCGCCCTCGCATGCCACCGCCGCCATCTGTGACCAGAGCGGGCAATGGCTACTGGCGGAAATGCCAGCCACATACAATGGCGAGCCAACTGGTCTTGACGAAGCCGGCGAACGTATATGGCGCGCCAATGCCGAGACGATGATGACCGCCTGGTGTGAAGCCCTCCACAATCATCCCTCCATTCTCGCCTGGGTGCCGGTCAATGAGGCCCCCCTGAATGCGCCCTTCGATCTGCAGGGGTGGATTCACGGCCGGCTCATCCCGGTGGTGCGCGCCGCCTCTCCGGGGCGTCCGGTGATCGCGGCCTCGGGCAACACGGTCGAAGTTCACGACAACCACAACTATGCCGGCTTTTGGAGCGGTTCCGAAGGACAGTTCCGCGAGGTCTCCATTCGCCATGCCGCCTGCATCCAACCGGGTCAGATCTTGGCCAACACTGAATACATCGAAGGGCTGAATCCCGATCGGATTTTCCGATGGACCGGAACCGACAGCAAGGATGAGGCCACTCAACTGCGATACGCAGCCATCGGTGCCACTCAGACCGAAACCCTGCGCGAACTCGGCTATACCTTGATCCTGCCGTACTGGTTTGCGAACTGGGACCGGCGCGAAAAACCCTGGTGCCCGGAGGCACCCATGCCGATGTTCGCCGCCTTGCGCAGCGCCATGGCACCCGTGGGGCTGGCCTGGGAGCCGCTGCCTCGCAATTTAACCTCCGGCAGCGTGCTGCAGACCGCAGTGGTGGTGTGCAACGACACGGAGGAGGCGGTCACGCGCACTGTTAAAATCTACATGCTCGAGCACGATCCGATGTGGTTATCCGGTGGGTTGAACGGGCCGCCGATCCTCCGCCGCGAGGTGACTGTGCCGGCCGGGGCGCACTTGCGCGTGCCCGTGGCCGCACAACTCCCGGACGCCGACGCCAACCGCTTCCTGGTGGCGCGCATCGACGACACGCTGAGCCAGCGCCCGCTGCGCATCCTGCGCCCGGCGCCGGCGCCAGCCGTACATGTGCGTCTGGTCGGCGGCACCCCCGAAGTACTCGCCGGGCTCCGCCGCCTTGGCTTGCACGTCGATGCCGGGCTGGATCCATCGAGTCGCGATATTGATGCCGACGTGGTTCTGGTGTGGGAAGACGCCCGAATCGAGGCCAGTTCTTCCTCCTCCTCTGTCCAACTCAATGCCTGGCTGCAACAGGGCGGCCGCATGCTTATCCTGCGGCAGCGTAACTGGCCGGACGCCGGTCGCTGGGCGGGTTTCCCATGCCTGCCAAGCGGCGAGCGCCTGACTTTTACCACAGAGCCGGACGAATGTTCCACGGTCTGGCGCGCTGCCGACGGGCCGCTCTGGCAGGGGCTGTTGCCGGAGCAACTCGATGGCTGGAACGGTCGGGAGGGCGTGCTCACTTGCGAGGCTATCGTGGCGCCGTGGACGCCTGACAGTGTGTCTGTGCTGCAGAACAGCAATGGTTGGATTCCGGTCAGCGATGCCGCCGTGGTGGTGGCGTGCCAGGGGGCAACCAACTGGCCTGCGGATGCTGCGGACCCACGCTTCATTGTCGATGGGCAACTGCGCCTCTTCAGCCATGTGCGCAACACCCCGTTATTGCTCTGCACCCGCACGCCGCCGTCCGGCGGCTACACGGTGCGTCTGTCCTTCACCTCCCCGGCTATGTCGGCCCGGATCCAGGCCTTCGAGCATGGCCGCACCGGATCATCGCCCTTCCGTTGGCGCATGGATGGCGGACCCTGGCATGCTGCGCCTTGCGACTTGCCCTGCCGCCGCATGGCGCGCGTCACCCCGGAGGCTCCGGTCTGGTTCGGCTGGAGCGACCTGGGCAGCGCAGAACTGGCCGCTGGCAAACATGAAATCGAGATTGCCGTGGAGCGCCCCACCGCAGATGGCACCTACCTGTTGGCGCTTGACTCCCTGCTGCTCACGCCACGGGTGGAAAGCCGCGTGCTGGCATGGTCCGGCGGACATAAGCCCGCCATTGTGGAGGTAGCCTGCGGCACGGGCAAGGTGCGCTTCGCCCAACTGCTCTTTGCCGGCCGCCTCGATCCGCAGTCACCTGACTTCGATCCGGCGGCAGTGCGTCTGTTTGAAAACCTGTTAAGCAAATAA
- a CDS encoding zinc-binding dehydrogenase, with amino-acid sequence MKAIVNTGPGRLEMRDLPLPEPGPGQVRIKTAACGVCVTDLLMISGWQRTGFPAIPGHEWSGRVDAAGLGVAGGVVGQRCVAENVVRDGGEVGFEYPGGYAEYFLTEAANVLLLPEGMCAAEAALIEPLAVCLRGLRRHRLEDANSAVIFGDGPIGLLFLMLLVRAGVRHIVLAGGRPDRLALAKGLGAHATVDYHVAGNNLTAAVETALGKKCANILETSGSGRAFETAFAVAGRGAKVLVLGDYGEGRASFPWNTVLHHELELIGSNASAGAWPEAVQLAVQGHLPLAQLVSHRFPVSRFAEAMELVKGRAAGVVKVVMEW; translated from the coding sequence ATGAAAGCCATTGTCAATACAGGGCCGGGCCGGCTGGAGATGCGTGACCTTCCGCTGCCGGAACCGGGGCCGGGGCAGGTTCGCATCAAGACGGCGGCTTGTGGCGTGTGTGTCACGGATCTGTTGATGATCTCCGGTTGGCAACGTACGGGTTTCCCTGCCATTCCCGGCCATGAATGGTCAGGCCGTGTTGATGCCGCCGGCCTGGGTGTTGCCGGCGGTGTTGTGGGCCAGCGCTGCGTTGCGGAAAACGTGGTCCGGGATGGTGGCGAAGTTGGTTTTGAATATCCCGGCGGTTACGCCGAGTATTTCCTCACCGAGGCCGCCAATGTTCTTCTGCTTCCGGAAGGTATGTGTGCTGCCGAGGCGGCTCTCATCGAGCCTCTGGCAGTATGCCTGCGCGGCTTGCGGCGGCACCGCCTGGAGGATGCCAACTCCGCTGTGATATTCGGCGACGGGCCCATCGGGTTGCTCTTTCTCATGCTCCTTGTCCGTGCGGGAGTGCGACATATCGTGCTGGCGGGTGGGCGACCGGACCGGCTCGCATTGGCGAAAGGTCTTGGAGCACATGCGACGGTCGATTACCATGTTGCCGGCAACAACCTGACGGCGGCCGTAGAAACGGCCCTGGGTAAAAAATGCGCCAACATTCTCGAGACCTCGGGTTCAGGCAGGGCTTTTGAGACGGCCTTTGCCGTGGCCGGGCGTGGGGCCAAAGTCCTGGTTCTGGGTGACTATGGCGAGGGTCGTGCGAGTTTCCCATGGAATACCGTGCTTCACCATGAGTTGGAACTGATTGGCAGCAATGCCAGCGCCGGGGCCTGGCCGGAAGCTGTTCAGTTGGCGGTGCAAGGCCATCTTCCGCTTGCCCAACTCGTGTCCCATCGCTTTCCGGTGTCGCGTTTCGCTGAAGCCATGGAATTGGTAAAAGGCCGTGCTGCCGGGGTGGTTAAGGTTGTGATGGAGTGGTAA
- a CDS encoding uroporphyrinogen decarboxylase family protein, producing the protein MPVVMTGRERVTRAIERSHPDCIPVLHKIQDGALYEHGAALYHLAARCPEDSGDLTPASCPMPRPDTKHFVNGTYRNTYVDGWGVTWEQCTYGIMGHVVHYLVEEPDDLKKVCLPDIPEPGSTAARNWAEDVANHQARGFYRLEGWVTLFETLHSLRRMEDLLIDIAEDNALANDLADLVMGVRSRQIESLLDAGVDGIQLADDWGSQQATLISRPMWQHFFKPRYRQLAQQVRARGKHVFFHSCGHTLPFFDDLAEIGVQVIWPQAGANNQVEVAAAIRRNGLTLQWDIDRQHTMSQGSPAEVAAAVAAAKQRFYDPAGGLIFWGELFPGYPLANVETLFDSLQRQRFPENHEPYQVKVAP; encoded by the coding sequence ATGCCTGTTGTCATGACTGGTCGTGAACGCGTGACCCGCGCCATTGAGCGCAGTCACCCGGACTGCATTCCCGTTCTACACAAGATACAGGACGGCGCCCTCTATGAGCACGGTGCGGCGCTTTACCACCTGGCTGCCCGTTGCCCCGAGGATAGTGGCGATCTGACCCCCGCCAGCTGTCCCATGCCACGCCCCGATACGAAGCATTTCGTGAACGGTACTTATCGTAACACCTATGTCGATGGATGGGGCGTGACGTGGGAACAGTGTACTTATGGCATCATGGGCCATGTTGTCCATTATCTGGTGGAGGAGCCGGATGATCTCAAGAAAGTGTGTCTGCCTGACATCCCGGAGCCGGGCAGCACGGCCGCCAGGAATTGGGCGGAGGACGTAGCCAATCATCAGGCTCGCGGTTTCTACAGACTGGAAGGATGGGTCACGCTGTTTGAGACTTTGCACTCCCTGCGGCGCATGGAAGACCTTTTGATAGATATCGCCGAGGACAATGCGCTGGCCAACGATCTCGCCGATCTCGTAATGGGAGTCCGGTCCCGCCAGATCGAAAGTCTTCTCGACGCGGGCGTCGATGGTATTCAACTGGCCGACGACTGGGGATCGCAACAGGCGACTCTCATCAGTCGGCCGATGTGGCAGCATTTCTTCAAACCCCGTTACCGCCAACTTGCCCAGCAGGTGCGCGCCCGCGGTAAGCATGTGTTCTTCCATTCCTGCGGCCATACCCTTCCATTTTTTGATGACTTAGCTGAGATCGGTGTCCAGGTGATTTGGCCGCAAGCGGGTGCCAACAACCAAGTGGAAGTGGCCGCGGCGATCAGGCGTAACGGCCTGACACTGCAGTGGGACATCGACAGGCAGCATACCATGAGCCAGGGCTCACCGGCGGAGGTGGCGGCCGCGGTGGCTGCAGCGAAGCAGCGCTTCTACGACCCGGCCGGTGGCCTCATTTTCTGGGGCGAACTGTTCCCCGGCTATCCTCTGGCTAATGTTGAAACGCTGTTTGACAGCCTCCAACGTCAGCGTTTCCCGGAAAACCATGAGCCCTATCAAGTAAAGGTCGCGCCATGA